One region of Epilithonimonas zeae genomic DNA includes:
- a CDS encoding serine hydrolase, translating to MNKTLSFSFFLLSFVFFNAQIEEKKLDELIQNSIKTFDVPGMSVGIVKDGKLIYAKGFGVRSLKNNQPMDDNTLVGIASNSKGFTCTALAILADEGKINWDDKVTKYIPEFQMADAYVSQNVTIKDLVTHRAGLGLGQGDLMFFPEGGNLTVNDIVHNVRFLKPENPFRTTLDYNNIMFIVAGEVIHRVSGLQWADFIEQRIMKPVGMTASFGSYNRAKNSQNIIDAHAPVDGKAIAVPHDWNETANAAGGIMSNIQDMTTWANFLLNGFVTKDGKRLVSEKNAHELWSLQIPDKVGLTSPYDTHFYGYGLGWFLSDVKGHLQVQHSGGLIGTVTHFTLIPDLKLGIVVLTNQQSGAAFSTITNSVKDAYLGVENRDWLKLYDDRNKKNEETFAKQKKEVYDKSSKFKSDLKDEQFIGWYKDDWFGIVEVSKQGKGYRIISKSSPRLKGDLIPYSANAFVAKWDDRSYDADAFFTLNFDENGKAVSAKMKPISDVTDFSFDFEDLDLKKIN from the coding sequence ATGAACAAAACATTATCCTTTTCCTTTTTCCTTTTATCTTTTGTTTTTTTCAATGCTCAAATTGAAGAAAAAAAACTGGACGAACTCATTCAAAATTCTATAAAAACCTTTGATGTTCCAGGAATGTCTGTTGGTATTGTAAAAGACGGAAAACTGATTTATGCTAAAGGTTTCGGAGTTCGTTCACTTAAAAACAACCAGCCGATGGATGATAATACTTTGGTGGGAATTGCTTCTAATAGTAAAGGTTTTACTTGTACTGCTTTGGCGATTTTGGCTGATGAAGGCAAAATCAACTGGGACGATAAAGTGACAAAATATATCCCTGAATTCCAAATGGCAGATGCTTATGTTTCTCAAAATGTGACCATCAAAGATTTGGTGACACACAGAGCTGGATTAGGATTGGGACAAGGCGATTTGATGTTTTTCCCGGAAGGCGGAAACTTGACGGTGAATGATATTGTTCACAATGTAAGATTCCTTAAACCGGAAAATCCGTTCCGTACGACTTTAGATTATAATAATATAATGTTCATTGTAGCCGGGGAAGTGATTCATAGAGTTTCCGGTTTACAATGGGCAGATTTTATCGAGCAGAGAATTATGAAACCTGTCGGGATGACAGCGAGTTTTGGGTCTTATAACCGTGCAAAAAATTCACAAAATATCATCGATGCCCACGCTCCGGTTGATGGAAAAGCAATCGCTGTTCCTCACGATTGGAATGAAACAGCGAATGCGGCAGGCGGAATTATGAGTAACATCCAGGATATGACAACTTGGGCCAATTTCCTTTTGAATGGATTTGTGACCAAAGACGGGAAACGGCTGGTTTCTGAGAAAAATGCTCACGAACTTTGGAGTCTTCAGATTCCTGATAAGGTTGGGTTGACTTCGCCTTATGATACGCATTTTTATGGTTACGGATTAGGCTGGTTTTTGAGCGATGTGAAAGGCCATTTGCAGGTTCAGCATTCCGGCGGTTTGATTGGGACTGTGACGCATTTTACATTGATTCCAGATTTGAAACTGGGAATTGTAGTTTTGACGAATCAACAATCTGGCGCAGCTTTCTCGACGATTACCAACTCTGTGAAAGATGCTTATCTAGGTGTTGAAAACCGTGATTGGCTAAAACTTTATGACGATAGAAATAAAAAGAATGAAGAGACTTTCGCAAAACAGAAGAAAGAAGTTTACGATAAATCTTCGAAGTTCAAATCAGATTTGAAAGACGAGCAATTTATTGGCTGGTACAAAGATGATTGGTTCGGAATTGTTGAGGTGTCCAAGCAGGGCAAAGGTTATAGAATTATTTCTAAGTCTTCTCCAAGACTGAAAGGCGATTTGATTCCCTATTCTGCGAATGCTTTTGTAGCGAAATGGGATGACAGAAGCTATGATGCGGATGCGTTTTTTACTTTGAATTTTGATGAAAATGGAAAAGCGGTTTCTGCGAAAA
- a CDS encoding DNA-3-methyladenine glycosylase I, with translation MSYCQAIETMQPEDRKALHKNYHDNHYGFPIHNDDELFGRLIMEINQAGLSWETILKKEDSFRKAYSNFSIEKIAAYTEKDWERLLADTGIIRNKLKVNAAIENAKTILELKKEFGSFEKWLEHHHPKTKEEWVKLFKKTFRFTGGEIVGEFLMSIGFLKGAHSDDCKINERIFAANPKWKEE, from the coding sequence ATGTCCTATTGTCAAGCTATAGAAACAATGCAACCCGAAGACCGAAAAGCATTGCACAAAAATTACCACGATAATCATTATGGTTTCCCAATTCATAATGATGATGAACTTTTCGGAAGGTTGATTATGGAAATCAATCAGGCTGGATTGAGTTGGGAAACGATTCTAAAAAAGGAAGATTCTTTCCGAAAAGCTTACAGTAATTTCAGTATTGAGAAAATTGCCGCTTACACAGAAAAAGACTGGGAGAGATTATTGGCTGACACGGGAATCATCAGAAATAAACTCAAAGTCAATGCAGCCATAGAAAACGCCAAAACCATTTTGGAACTCAAAAAGGAATTTGGTTCCTTCGAAAAATGGCTGGAGCATCATCATCCTAAAACCAAGGAAGAATGGGTAAAATTATTCAAAAAAACTTTCCGATTCACAGGGGGAGAAATTGTTGGCGAGTTTCTGATGAGCATCGGTTTTCTGAAAGGTGCACATTCCGACGATTGCAAAATCAATGAAAGAATTTTTGCTGCGAATCCGAAATGGAAAGAGGAATAA
- a CDS encoding T9SS type A sorting domain-containing protein: MRSFFCFLLFYAMSWGIAQNNPFQISCLDQDFAQISIGNADLLAGTNCGNTSMYSYQSSLYLPNPSDEIIYIKLNFIFLTKPDGTGNFDPNNQEHQILWDEIISRANQTLLNLDGSPTTSCQGYGQNNLTNTKFQIIVNKIWKVDPAWDYLQTGFVPCSLSGSPITCTGFNKLYPPTSEYYYSYYDNDPTIPEGINVVFANNGNVYNEIVNNHNYTSPGGQGWAASQSPSETNLSEKLRQFFPDTFNGYLTAKYYHADNPDPNSPVPNTPWSVVRSWYVTNMRKGILHEMGHNFDLGHENNCFPNIMNQNGVASGNYLYNQQISTMYFAASKKSVRQFISTDSFKNTNLNVTSNELWDLNFRLYSNVKIDNNSSLKATCKIIMAPDSRFIVKDGSNFIIEGAEIISANNTSWNGIKVEGNGYLLINPNTFINTNHFYAYADNTPLSNGKASNNFDKINKNIIENSIVDKDYRIYPNPTGDFINIDTKNNISKVEVYNLLNKSFSSMLKDNRIDVRNLPQGNYILKIYSSSGEKTIHFIKK, from the coding sequence ATGAGAAGTTTCTTTTGTTTTCTTCTGTTTTATGCAATGAGCTGGGGAATAGCACAAAATAACCCTTTCCAAATATCTTGCTTAGACCAAGACTTTGCACAAATTTCAATAGGTAACGCTGATTTACTGGCTGGGACAAATTGTGGCAATACATCTATGTATTCTTACCAGAGTAGTCTATATCTACCTAATCCATCAGATGAAATTATATATATAAAATTGAATTTTATTTTCCTTACTAAACCTGATGGTACTGGAAATTTTGACCCTAATAACCAAGAGCATCAAATACTTTGGGATGAGATTATATCAAGAGCTAATCAGACTTTACTAAATTTAGATGGTTCACCCACGACTTCCTGTCAAGGTTATGGTCAAAATAATCTGACAAATACTAAATTTCAAATTATTGTTAACAAAATATGGAAAGTTGACCCTGCTTGGGATTATCTACAAACTGGATTTGTTCCTTGTAGTTTATCAGGATCTCCCATTACTTGTACAGGTTTTAATAAGTTATATCCGCCTACTTCAGAGTATTATTATTCTTATTATGATAATGATCCAACAATCCCTGAAGGTATTAATGTAGTCTTCGCAAATAATGGAAATGTTTATAATGAGATAGTTAACAATCATAACTATACTTCTCCTGGTGGGCAAGGATGGGCTGCATCTCAATCTCCATCTGAAACAAACTTGTCTGAAAAATTAAGACAGTTTTTCCCAGATACTTTTAATGGATATCTTACGGCAAAATATTACCACGCAGATAATCCTGACCCAAATAGTCCTGTACCTAACACACCTTGGTCAGTGGTAAGAAGCTGGTATGTCACTAATATGAGAAAAGGTATCTTGCATGAAATGGGACACAATTTCGATTTAGGACACGAAAATAATTGCTTTCCTAATATTATGAATCAGAATGGAGTTGCTTCAGGAAATTATCTCTATAATCAACAAATATCTACGATGTATTTTGCTGCATCAAAAAAAAGTGTAAGACAATTTATTAGCACTGATTCTTTTAAAAATACTAATTTAAATGTAACTAGTAATGAATTATGGGATTTAAACTTCAGACTGTACTCCAATGTTAAAATTGATAACAACTCAAGTTTGAAAGCGACTTGTAAAATTATAATGGCTCCGGACAGTAGATTCATTGTAAAAGATGGCAGCAATTTTATAATTGAAGGAGCTGAAATCATATCTGCCAATAATACTTCTTGGAATGGTATTAAAGTAGAGGGTAATGGCTATCTTTTAATAAATCCTAATACATTCATTAATACTAATCATTTTTATGCTTATGCAGATAATACTCCTTTGTCAAATGGAAAAGCAAGTAATAATTTTGATAAAATCAATAAAAATATTATTGAAAATAGTATAGTAGACAAAGATTATAGAATCTATCCTAATCCTACTGGAGACTTTATTAATATTGACACAAAGAATAACATTTCTAAAGTTGAGGTTTATAATCTACTAAATAAATCCTTCTCATCAATGCTAAAAGACAATAGGATAGATGTTAGAAATTTACCTCAAGGTAATTATATTCTAAAGATATATAGTAGTTCAGGAGAAAAAACAATACATTTTATCAAAAAATAA
- a CDS encoding ATP-binding protein: MKKKLLIFFIILNNIFVFAQKKIEKLDRLFDKFSSVINKDSDSAFYYCNQAAVLNKKIGNDYYASRCFILYAAYYYHIGNNRKSKDYNEKAFLYAKKTNNISALYRVHNLRGVFFYEKGEYDKAFNEYQKMQYYLEKSPDNKYYAILYLNFGNLFIDKGDTLAALKNYHLTTQYSILAKDTARILTSYIVIANALQDKNSKKANEYYEKAFSLAKLTNDKQEQFNIRLNQSNIFLDPTDSSKNEKALVFLKKTEALLKQLNDKSLYFYLNFNYGAYYMNKNDIKNAINYYESAYKEYNIERIPITYKLEILKNLIKIYKKDNNYQDSYEYQTLFYRIKDSLFTLEKEKNYNHLLAKYEVEKKNNQIQLLSKENELQKVRKTRMYFILGLMIILLILGYFLYKNKLKSQQKLNLKQLELNRTKNLLEGQSKERNRLAKELHDGIAGSLAGINYMLDKENGALRNNNILIIQKHINTLHEEIREISHDLSNNFLEEKTFYQLINHLAKQNEDNGIETNTLFFPENALDNISEELKTNLYRIVQELLVNIRKHAFASKTQISVTQQENFICLMIEDNGKGFNINGTKGIGLKNIEERLKVFDANLEIDTSVNNGTTIIINFSI; this comes from the coding sequence ATGAAAAAAAAACTTCTGATTTTCTTCATTATTCTAAATAATATTTTTGTTTTTGCTCAGAAAAAAATTGAAAAATTAGATCGACTTTTTGATAAATTCAGTTCTGTTATTAATAAAGATTCAGATTCTGCCTTCTATTATTGTAATCAAGCCGCTGTTCTTAACAAAAAAATAGGTAATGATTACTATGCTTCGAGATGTTTTATTTTATATGCTGCATATTATTATCATATTGGCAATAACCGAAAGAGCAAAGACTACAACGAAAAAGCATTTTTATATGCTAAAAAGACAAACAATATTTCAGCTCTTTACCGCGTCCATAATCTAAGAGGTGTATTCTTTTACGAAAAAGGAGAATATGATAAAGCCTTCAACGAATATCAAAAAATGCAATATTATTTGGAGAAAAGTCCAGATAACAAATATTACGCAATCTTATACTTAAACTTTGGAAATCTTTTTATCGATAAAGGCGACACACTTGCAGCACTTAAAAATTATCATCTTACTACCCAGTATTCCATATTAGCAAAAGATACCGCCAGAATATTAACTTCATATATTGTCATTGCCAATGCTCTACAAGATAAAAACAGCAAAAAAGCTAATGAATATTATGAAAAGGCATTTTCTCTAGCCAAATTAACCAATGATAAACAAGAACAGTTTAATATTAGATTAAATCAGAGTAATATTTTTTTAGATCCTACGGATAGTTCCAAAAATGAAAAAGCCTTAGTGTTTTTAAAGAAAACAGAAGCCCTTCTAAAACAGCTCAACGATAAAAGCCTTTATTTTTATCTAAATTTCAATTATGGAGCTTATTACATGAATAAAAACGACATTAAAAATGCTATAAACTATTATGAATCAGCTTATAAGGAATACAATATCGAAAGAATCCCAATTACTTATAAATTAGAAATTCTCAAGAATTTAATCAAAATTTATAAAAAAGATAATAATTATCAAGATTCTTACGAATATCAAACTCTGTTTTATAGAATAAAAGACAGTCTGTTTACTCTAGAAAAAGAAAAGAATTATAATCACCTATTAGCTAAATATGAAGTAGAGAAAAAGAACAACCAGATACAGTTGTTAAGCAAAGAAAATGAATTACAAAAAGTAAGAAAAACAAGAATGTACTTTATTTTAGGATTGATGATTATATTATTAATACTAGGTTACTTTTTATATAAAAACAAACTAAAATCTCAGCAAAAACTAAATCTCAAACAACTAGAGCTTAATCGAACTAAAAATCTTCTGGAAGGACAAAGTAAAGAACGGAATCGTTTGGCAAAAGAACTCCATGATGGTATCGCAGGGAGCTTAGCAGGAATCAATTATATGTTAGATAAAGAAAATGGAGCGTTACGAAACAACAATATTCTTATTATTCAAAAACATATCAATACACTACACGAAGAGATAAGAGAAATCTCGCATGATCTCAGTAATAATTTTTTAGAAGAAAAAACATTTTATCAGTTGATAAACCATCTGGCAAAACAAAATGAGGACAATGGAATAGAAACCAATACATTATTTTTCCCAGAAAATGCCTTGGATAACATTAGTGAAGAGCTAAAAACAAACTTATATAGAATTGTTCAGGAATTACTCGTCAACATACGTAAACATGCTTTTGCCAGTAAAACACAAATAAGTGTTACTCAGCAGGAAAATTTTATATGTTTAATGATTGAAGACAACGGAAAGGGATTTAATATAAATGGTACTAAAGGAATAGGACTGAAAAATATAGAAGAAAGACTGAAAGTTTTTGATGCTAATCTAGAAATTGATACTTCTGTCAATAATGGCACGACCATCATAATAAATTTTTCAATATGA
- a CDS encoding GIY-YIG nuclease family protein — MKRYYVYILLCTDNTYYTGVTNDLETRFLYHQNGQNPNSYTYTRRPVEIVYYTEFNDVNQAIAFEKQVKGWSRVKKEAIINDEWEKLPNLSKRKFPNQ; from the coding sequence ATGAAACGCTATTACGTTTACATTTTGCTTTGCACAGACAATACTTATTACACAGGCGTGACAAACGATTTGGAAACCCGTTTTCTCTATCATCAGAATGGACAAAATCCGAATTCTTATACTTACACAAGACGACCAGTTGAAATTGTTTATTACACAGAATTCAATGATGTAAATCAAGCGATTGCTTTTGAAAAACAAGTGAAAGGTTGGAGCAGAGTCAAAAAGGAAGCAATCATTAATGACGAATGGGAAAAATTGCCTAATCTCTCCAAGAGAAAGTTTCCCAATCAGTAA
- a CDS encoding T9SS type A sorting domain-containing protein, with amino-acid sequence MKTNLVVIMSLIIPFFNGQTTTCNYVEVNPKSKGYLCEENVLFFTSSIDTEVRGGISATNEIFVTPTQGYGILILPINPCVGCADNDTGGIVVKPQKSGNGGKDKLKKSNSQEAENMQELIIEKNPVDNLLKLSLSKGIIKEVMIFDKTGKQIKHKYNIYKTAEIDVSSLPKGVYGVKTITNNNQTFTKQFIKN; translated from the coding sequence ATGAAAACGAATCTCGTAGTTATAATGTCTTTGATAATACCGTTTTTTAATGGTCAGACTACAACATGTAATTATGTAGAAGTTAACCCTAAATCTAAAGGATATCTTTGTGAAGAGAATGTTTTGTTTTTTACCAGTTCAATTGATACAGAAGTAAGAGGTGGTATCTCTGCCACAAATGAAATTTTTGTAACACCGACACAAGGTTATGGTATCCTTATTTTGCCAATCAATCCTTGTGTAGGTTGTGCCGATAATGATACAGGAGGAATTGTTGTAAAGCCTCAAAAAAGTGGCAATGGCGGTAAGGACAAATTGAAAAAATCAAATTCGCAAGAAGCTGAGAATATGCAGGAGTTGATAATTGAAAAAAATCCGGTGGACAATTTATTAAAACTTTCTTTAAGCAAGGGAATAATAAAAGAGGTTATGATTTTTGACAAAACCGGTAAACAAATCAAACACAAATACAATATATATAAAACTGCTGAAATAGACGTTAGTAGTCTTCCTAAAGGCGTCTATGGGGTGAAAACTATAACCAATAATAACCAAACTTTTACAAAACAATTTATTAAAAATTAA
- the pyrF gene encoding orotidine-5'-phosphate decarboxylase, with the protein MESKKEFFLECYKLGIIKFGRFTLKSGIESPFYVDLRPLASDPKILKKLANYLLEMLPLDNFDIICGVPYAALPMATAMSLESYIPLIIKRKEAKSYGTKKLIEGIYEKGQNCLLVEDVITSGKSLVETIDEVENEGIKVSDIVVVLDREQGGKEKLEEKGYKVHSLFNISEVVEILREVNYIDDEEVARIRDFVNGNQVVFEEKKRLSYEQKLEVAEHSFAKKILEIAIEKKSNLIASADFITTKELLDFADFVGPHIVALKTHIDILNDFDADETILPLKDLATKHNFLLMEDRKFADIGNTQELQFSYGTYKISNWADLVTSHVIGGSKSLDCFINVGVVAILGMSSQGTLTDSHYREEALKVIENHPNIIGCVAQNQIPDNLLLFTPGVNLGTTGDDKGQQYNSPEHVIKNYGTDFIIVGRGIYKADEPEQEALRYKNEGWKAYQDSL; encoded by the coding sequence ATGGAAAGTAAAAAAGAATTTTTCCTCGAGTGCTACAAACTCGGGATCATCAAATTTGGGCGTTTCACACTGAAAAGCGGGATAGAAAGTCCGTTTTATGTTGATTTGCGACCTCTCGCTTCTGACCCGAAAATCCTAAAAAAACTAGCCAATTATCTTTTGGAAATGCTTCCTTTGGATAATTTTGATATCATCTGTGGTGTTCCTTATGCGGCGCTTCCAATGGCAACTGCTATGTCTCTTGAAAGTTACATTCCGTTGATTATCAAAAGAAAAGAAGCTAAATCTTACGGAACAAAAAAACTGATTGAAGGCATTTATGAAAAAGGACAGAACTGTCTTTTGGTAGAAGATGTCATTACATCCGGAAAATCTTTGGTTGAGACGATTGATGAAGTTGAAAATGAAGGAATCAAGGTTTCTGACATCGTTGTGGTTTTGGACAGAGAACAAGGTGGAAAAGAAAAATTGGAAGAAAAAGGCTACAAAGTTCATTCGCTTTTCAATATTTCTGAAGTTGTGGAAATCTTAAGAGAAGTTAATTATATCGATGATGAAGAAGTGGCAAGAATCCGAGATTTTGTGAACGGAAATCAAGTTGTTTTTGAAGAGAAGAAACGTTTGTCTTACGAACAAAAACTGGAAGTTGCTGAACATTCTTTCGCGAAGAAAATCCTTGAAATTGCTATTGAGAAAAAGTCAAACCTGATTGCTTCGGCTGACTTCATCACTACAAAAGAATTATTGGATTTCGCAGATTTTGTTGGACCTCATATTGTGGCTCTTAAAACACATATTGATATCCTGAATGATTTCGATGCTGATGAAACGATTCTTCCACTTAAAGATTTGGCAACAAAACATAATTTCCTTTTAATGGAAGACCGAAAATTTGCCGATATCGGAAACACTCAGGAATTGCAATTTTCTTATGGAACTTACAAGATTTCCAATTGGGCAGATTTGGTAACATCTCACGTTATTGGCGGAAGCAAAAGCCTGGATTGTTTTATAAATGTTGGTGTTGTAGCAATTTTAGGAATGTCTTCTCAAGGCACTTTAACCGACTCTCATTATCGTGAAGAAGCTTTGAAAGTCATAGAAAACCACCCAAATATTATCGGTTGCGTCGCTCAAAATCAAATTCCTGATAACCTTCTTCTTTTCACGCCAGGTGTGAATTTGGGAACAACTGGTGATGACAAAGGACAACAATATAATTCTCCGGAACATGTGATCAAAAATTACGGTACAGATTTTATCATCGTGGGACGCGGAATTTACAAAGCTGACGAGCCAGAACAAGAAGCTTTACGTTACAAAAACGAAGGTTGGAAAGCCTATCAAGATTCTTTGTAA
- a CDS encoding aminopeptidase, translated as MKRFLLCLALFIPFFWAKSQQDSILLNVKLNEDQKSISVEQTLFYNNPHPKSISQIKLLNWVSAYQKRKTPLLKRKIEDRKKDLYFAKDNQLGQLESLQYSYGNISAEILNKTQENILIPLSEPLDSGKSIKLNLKYDIKLPDARFTGYGVDVNHILLKYFFLVPETYEDDSQKKSFYRDTEETANAGSFWKINFEVPNNWKIYSNLNQNNNSEFEGKSINDPEFQISKEIYPEFPVNIDGQQINLRLGYQVTEYQRQILGSVITNHLKFIKTRVGNLPDKLFITQKFFNKEEFIGIDDVKFWKFKYQLFTDYEKTDLDYFSVISKKVMDNYFITNKTQDHWLKNGLKSYLEIEYLKQFYPEHKLLGNLPDNASIFGIKPLKLFHASKLKLAERYGLAYHYISTQNLDQKITTPYYLLSNFNTTAISQFETGSLLAQISEYTGRQSFDNFLRDYLSANYQSKTDGQKFLDELKTFSNGKSNFLQQMMSEKHRINFNLKNIKEQKENYLIDIRKNNTLEIPLKVETEKNSGETSTFWKESSLAKSDTLSVPKKDVEKIVLNDNYIFPESNYRDNYIYTKGLFSNTKKIRFKLIKDIQNPEYNEIFLTPRLTFNAYDKVLIGMNFKNQGIFDQKFDYSFTPYYSTGTGKLTGSGALGYSILPPNSFFRSWNFSVSGSYFHYNNNLAYKRFGAGTSINFNKNPRSALGRSLYFSYNYYDRELTPLMIENNLYSKYNLWNLGYSYSDNRLIHEKYISGNLQWMEDFQKISAEAFYRWEFAKDKKISFRWFAGYFLRNDTKNALFNYGISRVSNYSFSYGLLGQSATSGILSQQFILAEGGFKSMFNTSVNQFITSLNVDSHVWKWFNVYADAGVYKNKNRATQFIWDSGIKVKVIPDFLEVYFPVASSLGFEAGFKDYGYRIRYTLVLNLGALINNLRRGVF; from the coding sequence ATGAAGCGATTTCTTTTATGTTTGGCTCTATTTATTCCTTTTTTCTGGGCAAAGTCTCAGCAAGACAGCATTTTGTTGAATGTGAAACTGAATGAAGACCAAAAATCGATTTCCGTAGAACAGACTTTGTTTTACAATAATCCGCATCCGAAATCTATCAGTCAAATCAAACTTCTGAATTGGGTTTCGGCTTACCAGAAACGTAAAACACCACTTCTTAAACGAAAAATTGAAGACCGAAAGAAGGATTTGTATTTTGCTAAGGATAATCAGCTCGGGCAGTTAGAAAGTCTCCAATACTCTTACGGAAATATTTCTGCTGAAATTCTTAATAAAACTCAGGAAAACATTCTCATTCCCCTTTCCGAACCTTTGGATTCTGGAAAAAGTATCAAGCTTAATTTGAAATATGACATCAAACTGCCTGACGCAAGATTTACGGGTTATGGTGTGGATGTGAATCATATTCTGTTAAAATATTTTTTCCTTGTCCCAGAAACTTATGAAGATGATTCTCAAAAAAAATCGTTCTATCGTGATACCGAAGAAACAGCTAATGCAGGCTCATTCTGGAAAATAAATTTCGAGGTTCCAAACAATTGGAAAATCTATTCTAACCTTAATCAAAATAACAATTCTGAGTTCGAAGGCAAATCTATCAACGATCCTGAATTTCAAATTTCAAAAGAAATCTATCCTGAGTTTCCAGTTAATATCGATGGACAGCAAATCAATCTTCGGCTAGGTTATCAGGTCACGGAATATCAGCGTCAGATTCTAGGTTCTGTTATTACGAATCATCTCAAATTCATAAAAACAAGAGTTGGAAATCTTCCTGACAAATTGTTCATCACTCAAAAATTCTTCAATAAAGAAGAGTTTATCGGGATTGATGATGTTAAGTTCTGGAAATTCAAATACCAGTTGTTTACGGATTATGAAAAGACGGATTTGGATTACTTCAGTGTGATTTCTAAGAAAGTAATGGATAACTATTTCATAACCAATAAAACGCAAGACCATTGGTTAAAGAATGGCTTGAAGTCCTATCTAGAGATTGAATATCTTAAACAGTTCTATCCAGAACATAAACTTTTGGGAAATCTTCCCGATAATGCCAGCATCTTCGGCATCAAACCTTTGAAGCTATTTCACGCTTCGAAACTAAAACTTGCGGAGCGTTATGGTTTGGCTTATCATTACATCTCAACCCAGAACCTCGACCAAAAAATCACAACACCTTATTATCTTCTGAGCAACTTCAATACAACGGCTATTAGTCAGTTTGAGACGGGAAGTCTTTTGGCTCAAATCTCAGAATATACAGGAAGGCAATCCTTTGATAATTTTCTAAGAGATTACCTTTCTGCTAATTATCAATCCAAAACAGATGGTCAAAAATTTTTAGATGAATTGAAAACATTCTCCAACGGAAAGTCTAATTTCTTGCAGCAAATGATGTCTGAAAAACACAGAATCAATTTCAATCTAAAAAACATCAAAGAGCAAAAAGAGAATTATTTGATTGATATTCGTAAAAATAATACACTGGAAATACCTCTAAAAGTAGAAACAGAGAAGAATTCCGGCGAAACTTCTACATTTTGGAAAGAGTCGAGTTTGGCTAAGAGTGATACACTTTCGGTTCCGAAAAAAGATGTAGAAAAAATTGTTTTAAATGATAATTACATCTTTCCGGAGTCTAACTATCGGGACAATTATATTTATACCAAAGGATTATTCTCAAACACAAAAAAGATAAGATTCAAGTTGATAAAGGATATCCAAAATCCAGAATATAATGAAATTTTCCTGACGCCGAGGTTGACTTTTAATGCTTATGATAAAGTTCTTATAGGGATGAATTTCAAGAATCAAGGAATTTTTGACCAGAAATTTGATTATTCTTTCACACCTTATTATAGTACAGGAACTGGAAAGCTGACAGGTTCTGGAGCACTTGGTTATTCAATTTTACCACCGAATAGTTTTTTCAGAAGCTGGAATTTTTCCGTTTCCGGATCTTATTTTCATTATAATAATAATTTAGCCTATAAAAGATTTGGAGCTGGAACATCCATTAATTTCAATAAAAACCCGAGAAGTGCGTTGGGAAGAAGCCTTTACTTTTCCTACAATTACTACGATAGAGAACTCACTCCACTGATGATTGAAAATAATCTTTACTCCAAATATAACCTTTGGAATCTGGGTTATTCCTACTCCGACAACCGATTGATTCACGAAAAATATATCTCTGGGAACTTGCAATGGATGGAAGATTTCCAAAAGATTTCTGCAGAAGCATTTTACCGTTGGGAATTTGCAAAAGATAAAAAAATAAGTTTCCGTTGGTTTGCAGGTTATTTTTTAAGAAACGACACCAAAAACGCTTTGTTTAATTATGGAATTTCACGTGTTTCCAACTACTCTTTTTCTTATGGATTGTTGGGTCAGAGTGCGACTTCTGGGATTCTTTCCCAGCAGTTCATTTTGGCAGAAGGCGGCTTCAAATCGATGTTCAATACTTCAGTCAATCAGTTTATCACCAGTTTGAATGTAGATTCTCACGTTTGGAAATGGTTTAATGTTTATGCAGATGCCGGCGTTTACAAGAACAAAAACAGAGCAACACAATTCATTTGGGATTCTGGAATAAAAGTGAAGGTCATTCCGGATTTCTTAGAAGTTTATTTTCCCGTTGCCTCTAGTTTAGGCTTCGAAGCTGGTTTCAAAGATTATGGTTACAGAATCCGATATACTTTGGTTTTGAACCTTGGAGCTTTGATTAATAATTTGAGACGCGGGGTTTTCTAG